A genomic region of Chloroflexota bacterium contains the following coding sequences:
- a CDS encoding type II toxin-antitoxin system PemK/MazF family toxin, whose protein sequence is MVINQGDIYWIDFEESSGSGPGYRHPHVVVQNNLFNRSQIRTVVVCALTSNPKRADAPGNVLLNKKETNLPKDSVVNVSQIFTVDKSQLDEYVGTLAVKRVREILNGIKLVLDPRESE, encoded by the coding sequence GTGGTAATCAATCAGGGTGATATCTATTGGATTGACTTTGAGGAATCGTCGGGGTCTGGACCTGGGTACAGGCATCCCCACGTTGTCGTGCAGAATAACTTGTTCAACCGCAGTCAGATAAGAACGGTTGTCGTCTGTGCGCTGACCTCTAATCCAAAACGTGCGGACGCCCCTGGAAACGTATTGCTCAACAAGAAGGAAACAAATCTACCCAAAGATAGCGTGGTTAACGTGTCACAAATTTTCACGGTTGACAAGTCGCAGTTGGATGAATACGTCGGCACGCTCGCGGTCAAGCGTGTGCGAGAGATTCTGAATGGAATCAAACTCGTGCTCGACCCGCGCGAATCTGAATGA
- a CDS encoding imidazolonepropionase has translation MPIDLLIHSAAQVLTLAGDAPKRGATQGDLHILRDGAVAISGEHIVALGETSTISALADANTRVIDARGKIVLPGLVDAHTHVVFAGDRANEFEMRLQGATFLDLEKAGGGIMNTVRATRGASLGDLITQARARLDTMLAHGTTTAEVKTGYGLDLETESKMLTAISALDSAHALDLVPTFLGAHVVPEEYKGREDEYVTRVIEEMLPAVSKSKIENAVLGEAKDPKSKIFCDVFCDEGAFTLDQTRRILTRAQELGFGLRVHADEFANLGAASLAAELGAASADHLMVTRREDMRAMAKANTVAVLLPGTTFGLGKTNFADGRAFIEENVPVALASDINPGTCWCESLLFVIALACRYCKLTPDEAIAAATINAAASLGIADRVGSLENGKLADVIIANVPDYRHLAYRFGANPIETVIKRGRVV, from the coding sequence ATGCCAATTGATTTGCTGATCCACTCTGCCGCCCAAGTTCTCACGCTCGCCGGCGATGCGCCCAAACGCGGCGCGACGCAAGGCGATCTCCATATCCTGCGTGACGGCGCGGTGGCGATTAGCGGCGAACACATCGTCGCACTCGGCGAGACGAGCACCATTTCCGCACTGGCAGACGCGAATACACGCGTGATTGATGCGCGTGGCAAGATCGTTTTGCCGGGCTTGGTCGACGCGCACACGCACGTCGTTTTCGCCGGCGACCGCGCGAACGAATTCGAAATGCGTTTGCAGGGCGCGACATTCCTCGACCTGGAAAAAGCCGGCGGCGGAATTATGAACACCGTGCGCGCGACGCGCGGCGCATCACTCGGCGATCTCATCACACAAGCGCGCGCACGGCTCGACACGATGCTCGCGCACGGCACCACGACCGCCGAAGTCAAAACCGGGTATGGTCTCGACCTCGAAACCGAATCGAAAATGCTCACCGCGATCTCCGCGCTCGATAGCGCGCACGCCCTCGACCTCGTGCCGACCTTTCTTGGCGCGCACGTCGTGCCCGAAGAATACAAGGGGCGCGAGGACGAGTACGTCACGCGTGTGATCGAGGAGATGCTTCCCGCCGTCTCCAAATCGAAAATCGAAAATGCTGTCCTGGGCGAAGCGAAGGACCCCAAATCGAAAATATTTTGCGATGTCTTTTGCGACGAGGGCGCGTTCACGCTCGATCAAACGCGGCGCATTCTCACGCGCGCACAGGAACTCGGGTTCGGTTTGCGCGTGCACGCCGACGAATTCGCCAACCTGGGCGCGGCATCGCTCGCGGCGGAACTCGGCGCGGCGAGCGCGGATCACTTGATGGTGACGCGGCGTGAGGATATGCGCGCGATGGCAAAGGCGAATACGGTCGCGGTGCTGCTGCCGGGAACGACCTTCGGTTTGGGGAAAACCAATTTTGCGGATGGGCGCGCATTCATCGAGGAGAATGTGCCGGTCGCGCTGGCGAGCGATATCAATCCCGGCACTTGTTGGTGCGAGTCGCTGCTGTTCGTCATCGCGCTCGCGTGTCGCTACTGCAAACTCACGCCCGATGAAGCGATTGCCGCCGCGACGATCAACGCCGCCGCGTCGCTGGGCATCGCCGACCGCGTTGGCTCATTGGAGAACGGCAAACTCGCCGACGTGATTATCGCGAACGTGCCCGACTATCGCCACCTCGCGTACCGCTTCGGCGCGAATCCGATCGAGACGGTCATCAAGCGCGGGCGCGTGGTATGA